From Candidatus Methylopumilus planktonicus, a single genomic window includes:
- the yidD gene encoding membrane protein insertion efficiency factor YidD, translating into MKSIAILFVRCYQLLLSPFFGQQCRFSPTCSQYTIDAIHKKGLIQGIFLSMKRIGKCHPWCKGGHDPVI; encoded by the coding sequence GTGAAATCAATCGCAATTCTATTTGTCAGATGTTACCAATTATTATTAAGTCCTTTTTTTGGTCAGCAATGTCGTTTTTCACCTACATGTTCGCAATACACCATAGATGCGATACATAAAAAAGGTTTAATACAAGGTATTTTTTTATCAATGAAACGAATAGGTAAATGTCATCCATGGTGCAAGGGTGGTCATGACCCTGTTATTTAA
- the rnpA gene encoding ribonuclease P protein component, with protein MQTKLTKLTKTDEFSSVFNFRKRLSSQHLSFHYQPNALSLFRLGMVVGKKTQKLAVKRNYMRRVLRELMRKKQEQLLNFDIVIRIQKSFYRNDFVNIETEVDQMIARLKK; from the coding sequence TTGCAAACTAAATTAACCAAACTTACAAAAACGGATGAATTTTCATCCGTTTTTAATTTCCGTAAGCGACTTTCCTCTCAGCACCTCAGTTTTCACTACCAACCCAACGCGTTGTCCTTATTTCGTTTAGGTATGGTCGTGGGAAAAAAAACACAGAAGTTGGCTGTGAAACGCAACTATATGAGACGCGTCTTACGTGAATTAATGCGAAAAAAACAAGAACAACTCTTAAATTTTGATATAGTGATACGCATTCAAAAATCGTTTTATCGCAACGATTTTGTAAACATTGAAACTGAAGTTGATCAAATGATTGCAAGATTAAAAAAGTGA
- the rpmH gene encoding 50S ribosomal protein L34, producing the protein MKRTYQPSKVKRARTHGFLVRMKTRAGRAVISARRAKGRARIGL; encoded by the coding sequence ATGAAACGTACCTATCAACCATCCAAAGTAAAACGTGCTCGCACGCATGGTTTTTTAGTACGCATGAAGACTCGTGCAGGACGCGCTGTAATATCAGCTCGCCGTGCTAAAGGCCGTGCTCGTATCGGTCTATAA